A section of the Triticum dicoccoides isolate Atlit2015 ecotype Zavitan chromosome 7A, WEW_v2.0, whole genome shotgun sequence genome encodes:
- the LOC119331969 gene encoding probable sulfate transporter 3.3 yields the protein MEGTSDPYGGHNGSEILPPMQAVVVEAPQPAVVHKVMAQPAQSSASKMKGKVKETFFPDDPFRSFKGQPLQKKCLMAVKYVFPVLEWVPGYSLSLFRSDLIAGLTIASVAIPQGISYAKLADMPPLTGLYSSFVPPLVYTLLGSSRDLAVGPTSITSLIMGSMLQKGVSVSPSAEPTLFLQLALTSTLFAGLLQASLGILRLGFIIDFLSKATLLGFKAGAAIIVSLQELKDLLGIVHFTDEMNLVTVMASVFQHTDEWSWQTILMGACFLVLLLSARHVSMRWPEFFWISACAPLVSIIISTVLIDLFKGQNHNISTIGHLKCGLNHPSWDKLLFDPKYLGLTVKTGLVTGIISLTEGVAVGRTFASIRDYQVDGNKEMMAIGLMNIVGSCTSCYVTTGGFSRSAVNHNAGCKTAMSNVIMALTVMVTLLFLMPLFVYTPNVVLGAIIIVAVIGLIDVPAAYHLWKMDKMDFLVCLCAFIGVIFFSVQQGLAIAVGISIFRVLMQITRPRMIIQGNIKGTDIYRNVHQYEEAQRVPGFLILTVEAPINFANTNYLNERTKRWLEDESFSGNKQTELRFVIFDLSAVPAIDTSGIAFLIDLKKPTEKLGLELVLVNPTGEVMEKIQRANDTHNHFRPDCLYLTIGEAIASLSEEANMAIP from the exons ATGGAGGGGACGAGCGATCCCTATGGTGGCCACAATGGCAGCGAGATCCTGCCGCCCATGCAAGCTGTGGTGGTCGAGGCGCCGCAGCCGGCAGTGGTGCACAAGGTTATGGCGCAGCCGGCGCAAAGCTCAGCgagcaagatgaaagggaaggtgaAGGAGACCTTTTTCCCTGACGACCCGTTCCGGAGCTTCAAGGGGCAGCCGCTGCAGAAGAAGTGCCTGATGGCGGTCAAGTACGTGTTCCCCGTCCTGGAGTGGGTGCCCGGCTACTCCTTGTCCCTCTTCAggtccgatctcatcgccggcctcACCATTGCCAGCGTCGCCATCCCTCAG GGTATTAGCTACGCGAAGTTGGCCGACATGCCTCCGCTCACAGGCCTAT ATTCGAGCTTCGTGCCGCCGTTGGTGTACACGCTGCTGGGGAGCTCCCGTGACCTGGCAGTAGGTCCGACGTCAATCACGTCGCTCATCATGGGGTCAATGCTGCAAAAGGGGGTGTCAGTGAGCCCCTCCGCGGAGCCGACGCTGTTCCTGCAGCTCGCCTTAACCTCCACCTTGTTCGCCGGCCTCCTGCAGGCCTCCCTCGGCATCCTCAG GCTGGGTTTCATCATCGATTTCTTGTCCAAGGCGACGCTGCTAGGGTTCAAGGCGGGCGCGGCGATCATCGTGTCCCTACAGGAGCTCAAGGACCTGCTGGGTATCGTCCACTTCACCGACGAAATGAACCTCGTGACCGTCATGGCCTCCGTCTTCCAGCACACCGACGAG TGGTCGTGGCAGACGATACTGATGGGTGCGTGCTTCCTCGTGCTCCTGCTCTCAGCCAGACATGTG AGCATGAGATGGCCAGAGTTCTTCTGGATTTCAGCATGTGCTCCCTTGGTATCTATCATCATATCCACGGTGCTCATTGACCTCTTCAAAGGACAGAACCACAACATAAGCACC ATTGGGCATCTCAAATGTGGCCTGAATCACCCGTCATGGGACAAACTACTCTTTGATCCCAAATATCTAGGACTCACCGTGAAGACTGGTCTCGTCACTGGTATCATCTCCCTTACA GAAGGAGTGGCTGTTGGCAGGACATTTGCTTCAATCAGGGACTACCAGGTGGATGGTAACAAAGAGATGATGGCCATTGGGTTGATGAACATTGTGGGCTCATGTACATCATGCTATGTTACAACAG GAGGATTTTCTCGCTCTGCTGTTAATCATAATGCCGGCTGCAAGACCGCCATGTCCAATGTGATCATGGCACTTACAGTCATGGTCACACTGTTGTTTCTCATGCCATTGTTTGTCTACACCCCGAATGTCGTCCTTGGAGCCATCATAATTGTTGCTGTAATTGGCCTGATCGATGTGCCTGCGGCATACCATCTCTGGAAGATGGATAAGATGGATTTCCTCGTGTGTTTGTGCGCATTtattggtgtcatcttcttctcagTCCAACAAGGCCTCGCGATAGCG GTTGGTATATCTATATTTAGGGTATTGATGCAAATCACAAGGCCAAGAATGATAATTCAAGGGAACATAAAGGGAACTGATATATACCGCAACGTCCATCAGTATGAGGAGGCTCAGAGAGTTCCCGGATTCTTGATACTAACAGTTGAGGCTCCTATAAACTTCGCAAACACCAACTATCTGAATGAAAG GACTAAAAGATGGTTAGAGGATGAAAGTTTTTCAGGGAATAAACAAACCGAACTCCGCTTCGTAATCTTTGACCTATCAG CTGTCCCTGCAATTGATACAAGTGGCATAGCGTTCCTCATTGACCTAAAGAAACCAACAGAGAAACTTGGCCTAGAG CTTGTACTTGTGAATCCAACAGGAGAAGTCATGGAGAAAATACAACGAGCGAACGACACACACAACCATTTCAGGCCAGATTGTCTCTATTTGACCATTGGGGAAGCAATTGCGTCGCTTTCTGAAGAGGCCAATATGGCAATACCATAG